In one window of Candidatus Binatia bacterium DNA:
- a CDS encoding SDR family NAD(P)-dependent oxidoreductase, which produces MDVRNLTGKTALVTGAASGIGKATALALARRGANLVLCDVDESGLEATAESIRDLGREAYFQRVDVASRHDMREFAAAVHERVAAVDILMNNAGVGLGASFRDTTLEDWDWIVGINLMGVVHGCHFFLPQMIARGQGGHVINVSSAAGYVATEPLCAYATTKFAVLGLSEALREELARYGIGVTAVCPGIINTPITRTARLRGPGATEEARQRMVAFYERRNYPPERVAENILKAVQRNRAVAPISPEAWIMYYLKRLSPTLLRSLNRWLARLAGAPSP; this is translated from the coding sequence ATGGACGTGCGAAATCTCACCGGAAAGACTGCCTTAGTGACCGGCGCCGCCAGCGGCATCGGCAAGGCCACTGCACTCGCTTTAGCAAGGCGCGGGGCCAACTTGGTGCTGTGCGACGTAGATGAATCGGGTCTCGAAGCCACTGCGGAGAGCATCCGTGACCTCGGACGCGAGGCGTATTTCCAACGGGTGGACGTGGCTTCGCGTCACGACATGCGCGAGTTCGCCGCGGCGGTACACGAGCGCGTCGCCGCCGTGGACATTTTGATGAACAATGCCGGAGTGGGCCTGGGAGCCAGCTTCCGCGACACGACGCTGGAGGATTGGGACTGGATCGTCGGCATCAACTTGATGGGAGTGGTGCACGGTTGCCATTTCTTCCTGCCGCAGATGATTGCCCGCGGCCAGGGTGGCCACGTGATCAATGTCTCTTCTGCAGCCGGCTACGTAGCCACCGAACCGTTGTGTGCGTACGCAACCACGAAGTTCGCCGTTCTCGGTTTGAGCGAAGCACTACGCGAGGAGCTTGCGCGCTACGGCATCGGGGTGACAGCGGTGTGCCCGGGCATCATCAACACGCCCATCACCCGCACGGCGCGTTTGCGCGGCCCCGGTGCGACCGAGGAAGCACGGCAACGCATGGTCGCCTTTTACGAACGGCGGAATTATCCGCCGGAACGTGTGGCAGAAAACATTCTCAAAGCGGTGCAGCGCAACCGTGCGGTGGCGCCCATCTCACCCGAAGCGTGGATCATGTATTACCTCAAGCGGTTGAGCCCCACACTCCTTCGCTCGCTCAATCGTTGGCTAGCACGACTCGCGGGTGCGCCTTCACCCTGA
- a CDS encoding universal stress protein, translating into MQLKKILVPVDFSKDSLRAAEYARNFAAPFKAQLVLLHVIEPIYYASPADMYAASPNLALLIEEQRKAAEAQLQDLATKFANQGAKVQTLIKSGSPAQVIADTAKRIKADLIIMATHGRTGLAHALLGSVAERVVRLAPCPVLTVRRARRR; encoded by the coding sequence ATGCAACTCAAAAAGATTTTGGTGCCCGTGGATTTTTCCAAGGACTCTTTGCGCGCAGCCGAGTACGCCCGCAATTTCGCCGCCCCCTTCAAAGCCCAGCTCGTACTCCTGCACGTGATCGAACCGATTTATTACGCATCCCCAGCAGATATGTACGCGGCAAGCCCGAACCTCGCCTTGTTAATCGAAGAGCAACGCAAAGCGGCCGAGGCACAGTTGCAGGACCTCGCCACTAAATTCGCCAACCAGGGAGCCAAGGTGCAGACACTGATCAAGAGCGGCTCACCAGCGCAAGTTATTGCCGATACCGCCAAGCGCATCAAAGCCGACCTGATCATCATGGCCACACATGGCCGCACCGGCCTGGCTCATGCGTTGTTAGGAAGCGTCGCTGAGCGCGTGGTCCGGCTGGCACCTTGCCCCGTGCTGACCGTTCGGCGTGCTCGTCGCCGGTGA
- the ald gene encoding alanine dehydrogenase, whose protein sequence is MIIGVVKEIKPEENRVALTPSGAAALVQHGHEVWIERGAGANSGLSDREYEQAGAHVARSSREVWQRAELMLKVKEPLPPEYRFLRPGLVLFTYLHLAANPELTRELCRRGVRALGYETVELDDGSLPLLAPMSEVAGRLAIQVGAWCLQKQSGGIGILLSGASGVRPGKVVVLGAGTAGSNAAQIAFGLGAHVSVIDSNPAKLRYLHDILGGHITTVMSNRANIEEEVRSADLLIGAVLVPGARAPRLVTRAMVRRMRPGSAIVDISIDQGGCVETSRPTTLDQPTYVAENVVHYCVTNMPSIVPRTSTFALTNVTFAYALEIADKGLMRALRENQPLRRGVNVFDGHVVHSAVAAAVGLPQMPLEDLVE, encoded by the coding sequence ATGATCATCGGTGTGGTGAAGGAAATCAAACCCGAGGAAAATCGTGTCGCGCTGACGCCGAGCGGAGCTGCAGCGCTGGTGCAACACGGCCACGAGGTGTGGATCGAGCGCGGCGCCGGTGCGAACAGTGGCTTGTCCGATCGCGAATATGAGCAAGCAGGCGCGCACGTGGCGCGCTCGAGCCGCGAGGTGTGGCAGCGCGCCGAGTTGATGCTCAAGGTTAAGGAGCCGCTTCCCCCAGAATATCGCTTTCTGCGGCCCGGGCTGGTGCTGTTCACGTACCTGCATCTCGCGGCGAATCCCGAGCTGACACGCGAGCTTTGCCGTCGCGGGGTGCGCGCGCTCGGTTACGAGACCGTGGAACTCGACGACGGCTCGCTCCCCCTGCTCGCACCGATGAGCGAGGTGGCCGGCCGTTTGGCCATCCAGGTGGGCGCATGGTGCCTGCAAAAACAAAGTGGGGGGATTGGCATTTTGCTGAGCGGTGCGTCGGGCGTGCGCCCCGGTAAGGTTGTCGTGCTCGGAGCCGGGACAGCGGGCAGTAACGCCGCGCAAATTGCCTTTGGACTTGGGGCGCACGTGAGTGTGATTGATTCCAACCCCGCCAAGTTGCGTTATCTCCATGACATTCTCGGCGGGCACATCACGACAGTCATGTCGAACCGTGCAAACATTGAAGAGGAAGTACGCAGTGCCGACCTGCTGATTGGCGCTGTGCTGGTGCCAGGAGCTCGTGCTCCCAGGCTGGTTACCCGCGCCATGGTGCGGCGCATGCGGCCAGGATCGGCGATTGTGGACATCTCCATCGACCAAGGCGGCTGCGTGGAAACCTCTCGACCGACGACCTTGGATCAACCCACGTACGTCGCGGAGAACGTGGTGCACTACTGTGTGACCAACATGCCGAGCATCGTTCCGCGCACCTCGACGTTTGCCCTCACCAACGTGACTTTTGCCTATGCGTTGGAAATTGCCGACAAGGGGTTGATGCGCGCGTTGCGGGAAAATCAACCCTTGCGGCGGGGAGTCAACGTGTTCGATGGGCACGTCGTACACTCGGCCGTTGCCGCCGCCGTCGGCCTCCCGCAGATGCCGCTCGAAGACCTGGTGGAATAG
- a CDS encoding glycosyltransferase family 39 protein, protein MSPVSQSQRLPDKALTWVAYGLLVGLAAWLRLRGLAWGAPYVYHADEHYILNAALHMVREGTPNPGFFQYPSLLLYMQASLVALLQPWLKVDLHIDPTARGLGPWDVPPEHFPFILAGRAVVAVAGIASVILLAWLWRRWFGSAAALLATGLLAVSPLHVEHSHYLTTDVPAMLWVLLALFWSAYGRDQPRALATAAVAAGLAASTKYPAGMVWLVVLVSAVSSQRPWQAVVVSFVCFVTAFALTSPYVVLDPRRAWADLSIVRHNYASGPWSPWNLWFYLSYLWHTALGPAASVLALVGMIVWWRSRSVGGGACRVAGAALPWLYVVYLSTWSVRFERNLLPVLPFALLFLGLAVARLELVVVSGRRLRAVLALLFVAVAWLPLRHSEALVERFLLPDTRTLALQWIEEHVPSGAHIAREEYTPQVSGSRHRVTFVQVLGTRPYGWFLGEGVDYIVVSSLIYERYRQVPSIFGLYEFVFALLPLVAEFQPSATVAGPTIRIYQVPRWRDDS, encoded by the coding sequence ATGAGTCCCGTAAGCCAGAGTCAACGACTCCCGGACAAGGCCCTGACGTGGGTGGCTTACGGGCTCCTGGTGGGGCTCGCGGCGTGGCTGCGCTTGCGCGGTTTGGCTTGGGGCGCACCGTATGTCTATCACGCGGACGAACATTATATCCTCAACGCCGCTCTCCACATGGTGCGGGAGGGCACGCCCAACCCGGGATTTTTCCAGTACCCTTCGCTTCTGCTGTACATGCAGGCCTCGCTGGTGGCACTGTTGCAACCGTGGTTGAAGGTCGACTTGCACATCGACCCCACTGCGCGGGGATTGGGCCCGTGGGACGTTCCCCCGGAGCACTTTCCCTTCATTCTCGCTGGTCGAGCGGTCGTCGCGGTGGCCGGGATTGCCTCCGTGATCTTGCTTGCGTGGTTATGGCGGAGGTGGTTCGGCTCTGCGGCGGCGCTGCTCGCCACGGGGTTGCTCGCGGTGTCCCCGCTCCATGTGGAGCACAGCCACTACCTGACCACCGACGTGCCAGCCATGCTTTGGGTCCTGCTTGCACTGTTCTGGTCCGCCTACGGGAGGGACCAGCCGAGGGCGTTGGCAACGGCTGCCGTGGCTGCGGGGTTGGCAGCGTCAACCAAGTATCCCGCGGGGATGGTGTGGCTTGTGGTCCTCGTTTCCGCGGTTTCGAGTCAGCGCCCATGGCAGGCGGTGGTCGTATCCTTCGTTTGCTTTGTAACTGCCTTTGCACTGACGAGCCCGTATGTCGTACTCGATCCACGACGGGCGTGGGCCGATCTCTCCATCGTACGCCACAACTACGCAAGCGGTCCTTGGTCGCCCTGGAATTTGTGGTTTTACTTGTCGTACCTTTGGCACACGGCGTTAGGGCCAGCGGCCTCGGTTTTAGCGCTGGTTGGCATGATTGTTTGGTGGCGGTCGCGCTCGGTTGGCGGCGGGGCGTGCCGTGTAGCGGGTGCAGCCTTGCCCTGGCTCTACGTGGTGTACTTGTCGACTTGGTCGGTGCGGTTCGAGCGCAATCTTCTGCCAGTCCTGCCCTTTGCCTTGCTGTTCCTTGGCTTGGCAGTAGCCCGTCTCGAGTTAGTCGTCGTTTCTGGGCGCCGCCTGCGCGCCGTGCTGGCGCTGCTTTTTGTGGCTGTGGCGTGGCTTCCGCTGCGGCACAGCGAGGCTCTGGTGGAGCGGTTTCTTCTTCCCGACACACGTACGCTTGCTCTCCAGTGGATTGAGGAACATGTGCCGAGCGGAGCGCACATCGCTCGTGAGGAGTATACCCCGCAAGTGTCCGGTAGCCGTCATCGAGTAACCTTTGTTCAGGTTTTGGGCACGCGCCCCTATGGTTGGTTTCTCGGCGAGGGTGTCGACTACATCGTCGTCAGTAGCCTAATTTATGAGCGTTACCGGCAGGTGCCGAGCATCTTTGGTTTGTACGAGTTCGTGTTTGCCCTGCTTCCCTTGGTCGCGGAGTTTCAACCGAGCGCGACGGTGGCCGGTCCGACCATCCGCATTTATCAGGTGCCGCGGTGGCGAGACGATTCGTAG
- a CDS encoding HAD-IA family hydrolase — MSLRGGGLRIRAVTFDAAGTLIEPSEPVGETYARIARACGLAVDAELLETRFREAYGSAPPLCFPRLPQAELAQAERRWWRDIVGRVFADFPAAKVDVVFERLFSHYAQGAAWHVFPDVWPTLQALQERGAVLGIVSNFDSRLFNVCAELGLEPVFRTIVVSSRVGFAKPNPGIFRRALNELGARAEESLHVGDSWGDDVGGAEAARMWALCVDRTRPARGQWIDDLRAVIPWLDQFEYGSRRAITEPMPAPRTDRAK; from the coding sequence TTGAGTTTGCGTGGAGGCGGACTGCGGATTCGAGCCGTCACGTTCGACGCCGCCGGCACATTGATCGAGCCGAGCGAACCGGTGGGGGAGACATACGCCCGGATCGCGCGCGCGTGCGGTCTCGCGGTCGATGCGGAGCTTTTGGAGACGCGCTTTCGCGAAGCCTATGGCAGCGCTCCACCATTGTGTTTTCCCCGCCTTCCACAGGCAGAACTCGCGCAAGCCGAGCGGCGTTGGTGGCGCGACATTGTCGGCCGTGTGTTCGCCGACTTCCCTGCCGCCAAAGTGGACGTTGTCTTCGAGCGCTTGTTTTCCCACTACGCACAAGGAGCCGCTTGGCACGTGTTCCCTGACGTCTGGCCCACGCTGCAGGCCCTTCAGGAGCGGGGCGCCGTCCTCGGCATTGTTTCCAACTTCGATAGTCGCCTATTCAACGTATGCGCGGAACTGGGCTTGGAGCCCGTGTTCCGCACAATTGTGGTGTCGTCACGGGTGGGCTTTGCCAAACCGAACCCCGGGATCTTCCGCCGGGCATTGAACGAACTTGGAGCCCGTGCCGAGGAGAGCTTGCATGTCGGTGACTCCTGGGGTGACGACGTCGGTGGTGCGGAGGCTGCCCGGATGTGGGCCCTCTGCGTGGATCGTACGCGCCCTGCGCGCGGACAATGGATCGACGATTTGCGGGCCGTGATCCCGTGGCTGGATCAGTTTGAGTACGGTAGTCGGCGCGCCATTACTGAGCCCATGCCTGCGCCACGCACGGATCGTGCTAAATAG
- a CDS encoding RNA methyltransferase: MSLDRVRIILVRPAGAANVGAVARAMKNMGLSQLVLVQPRFRNRFWVRAMAVHAGDIVEQMRVVSDLAEAVGECGLVVGTTCRAGLYRTPTGTARELAGQIVSCAQNNLVGLVFGPEDHGLPNEDIKLCHRLLTIPASPAYPSLNLAQAVMVVCYELFLAAQEGRSVEPALQLAPARDVEFMFQRLRAALLRIGYLHPQNPDHILFAFRRILGRAGLEARDVKILLGLARQIEWYGAGGWKVRKGAQDQGARAHSGDNS, translated from the coding sequence ATGAGCTTAGACCGTGTACGAATCATCCTAGTGCGTCCCGCGGGGGCTGCCAATGTGGGTGCAGTGGCGCGGGCGATGAAGAACATGGGCCTGAGCCAACTCGTGCTCGTGCAGCCGCGTTTTCGCAATCGGTTTTGGGTGCGAGCGATGGCGGTGCACGCAGGCGACATTGTGGAGCAGATGCGCGTGGTGAGCGACCTGGCGGAGGCGGTGGGGGAGTGCGGGTTGGTGGTTGGGACGACCTGCCGGGCTGGCCTCTACCGAACGCCCACCGGAACAGCCCGGGAGCTGGCCGGACAGATCGTGAGCTGTGCCCAAAACAACCTAGTCGGGCTGGTGTTCGGACCCGAAGATCATGGTCTTCCGAATGAAGACATCAAACTGTGCCACCGCTTGCTCACGATCCCGGCAAGCCCAGCCTATCCATCGCTCAACTTGGCGCAAGCAGTGATGGTCGTCTGTTACGAGTTGTTTCTTGCCGCACAGGAGGGGCGAAGTGTAGAGCCGGCGCTTCAGCTCGCCCCCGCGCGCGATGTCGAGTTCATGTTCCAGCGACTGCGTGCGGCGCTACTACGCATTGGCTATTTGCACCCCCAAAATCCCGATCACATTTTGTTTGCCTTCCGCCGCATCCTCGGCCGGGCGGGTTTGGAAGCACGGGACGTCAAAATCCTTCTCGGGTTGGCGCGGCAGATTGAATGGTACGGTGCGGGGGGCTGGAAGGTGCGAAAAGGCGCACAGGATCAGGGGGCGCGTGCGCACTCGGGTGACAACAGTTGA
- a CDS encoding MTH1187 family thiamine-binding protein, with product MALIEVSVVPVGTNSPSIGDYIADAVRVLDDARVPYEISAMGTLFEATLKEALPLIQKMHEAAFKRGALRVLSTIVVDDRRDKVVTMKSKVASVKRRLRRTARK from the coding sequence ATGGCGCTGATCGAAGTGAGTGTCGTACCCGTGGGAACGAATAGCCCGAGCATCGGCGATTATATCGCGGATGCCGTGCGCGTGTTGGATGACGCTCGTGTGCCCTACGAAATTTCCGCGATGGGTACTCTGTTCGAGGCCACTTTAAAGGAAGCCCTGCCGCTGATCCAAAAGATGCACGAAGCCGCCTTCAAGCGTGGGGCCTTGCGCGTGTTGAGTACGATCGTCGTGGACGATCGGCGGGACAAAGTCGTGACGATGAAGAGCAAAGTTGCAAGTGTGAAGCGCCGCTTGAGGCGCACGGCACGTAAGTAG
- a CDS encoding CoA transferase, whose protein sequence is MRKVLEGVRLIEVAEWFFVPGAGTVLADWGVDVIKIEHPVRGDPLRGLIHSGMVPGASGLNFFIENGSRNKRSVGLDLNSERGREVLYRLVEKADVFLTNFLPAARRRLKIDVDDLRRINPKLIYARGTGQGPLGPEGERGGFDAGSFWCRGSVAHMLTEPGKPPVMQRAAFGDTIGATFIAGGIAAALYHREKTGEPTVVDVSLLGTAVWLMAPDILAARALGRELPHGDRSRAPNPLMNTYLCQDGKWLMLMMLTPIRHWEEFCKAIERLDLLERYPLPRWVDESVRQELVRELDRHFATRPRAAWIERLLQFDTLHAPVQTPLEVLEDPQVKANGYLVDYVHPQHGPFQVVSSPVQFDQEPTEVRRVAPEMGQDTEEVLLEHGYSWEDIARLKETQVIP, encoded by the coding sequence ATGCGCAAGGTGTTAGAGGGGGTTCGGCTCATCGAGGTTGCCGAGTGGTTCTTCGTTCCTGGCGCGGGGACGGTTCTGGCCGATTGGGGAGTCGATGTCATCAAGATCGAGCACCCAGTGCGTGGCGACCCTCTGCGCGGCTTGATCCACTCTGGTATGGTTCCCGGTGCGAGCGGCCTCAACTTCTTCATTGAAAACGGCAGCCGCAACAAGCGCAGTGTAGGCCTCGATTTAAACAGTGAACGAGGCCGCGAGGTGCTGTATCGCCTGGTGGAAAAGGCGGACGTCTTTTTGACCAACTTTTTGCCCGCAGCACGCCGTCGGCTAAAGATCGACGTCGACGATCTCCGTCGGATCAATCCCAAGCTGATTTATGCGCGCGGCACTGGGCAGGGCCCGCTCGGCCCCGAGGGCGAGCGCGGCGGGTTCGATGCTGGATCGTTTTGGTGTCGCGGCAGTGTGGCGCACATGCTGACGGAGCCCGGCAAGCCGCCGGTCATGCAGCGTGCCGCGTTCGGCGACACGATCGGGGCCACCTTCATCGCTGGCGGGATCGCTGCTGCCTTGTATCACCGGGAGAAGACAGGAGAGCCTACGGTTGTGGACGTTTCGTTATTGGGCACCGCAGTCTGGTTGATGGCCCCGGACATTTTGGCCGCGCGCGCCTTGGGCCGGGAGCTGCCCCACGGCGATCGAAGTCGCGCCCCAAACCCGTTGATGAACACCTACCTTTGCCAGGACGGGAAGTGGCTCATGCTCATGATGCTCACCCCTATCCGGCATTGGGAGGAATTTTGCAAGGCGATCGAACGGCTCGATTTGTTGGAAAGATACCCCCTTCCGCGGTGGGTGGATGAATCCGTGCGCCAAGAACTCGTGCGGGAGCTCGACCGTCACTTCGCCACGCGTCCACGCGCTGCTTGGATCGAGCGGCTGTTGCAGTTTGACACCTTACACGCCCCGGTGCAGACGCCCTTGGAGGTGCTCGAAGATCCGCAGGTCAAGGCAAATGGCTACCTGGTGGATTACGTGCATCCGCAGCACGGCCCATTTCAGGTCGTCTCGAGCCCGGTCCAATTTGATCAGGAGCCGACCGAGGTCCGTCGCGTAGCTCCGGAGATGGGGCAAGACACCGAAGAGGTTTTGCTGGAGCACGGCTACTCTTGGGAGGACATCGCTCGCTTGAAGGAGACACAGGTCATTCCTTGA